In the Wyeomyia smithii strain HCP4-BCI-WySm-NY-G18 chromosome 2, ASM2978416v1, whole genome shotgun sequence genome, one interval contains:
- the LOC129720264 gene encoding uncharacterized protein LOC129720264 has protein sequence MQPAAIAAVAVKLPDFWKSDPTMWFAQAEAQFALAGVTQDETKFHHIVAKIDQSVICQVADLIRNPPAENKYTSIKDRLISRFELTPRTKLEKLLGSCDLGDLRPTHL, from the coding sequence ATGCAACCAGCAGCCATAGCAGCAGTTGCGGTTAAGTTACCGGATTTTTGGAAATCGGATCCTACGATGTGGTTCGCGCAAGCAGAAGCGCAATTTGCTCTAGCTGGTGTTACCCAGGATGAAACAAAATTTCATCACATCGTAGCAAAAATAGATCAATCAGTGATATGTCAAGTCGCTGATCTGATAAGGAACCCACCAGCGGAGAACAAGTATACTTCTATAAAGGACCGTCTTATCTCTCGTTTCGAGCTGACACCTCGAACGAAACTCGAGAAGCTTCTTGGATCGTGTGACTTAGGGGATCTCCGTCCAACGCATTTATAA
- the LOC129722132 gene encoding protein aubergine-like isoform X1 has product MAMRQGRYYSRMADGSSPQDGNGGRSRARGFTGSSRGGYNGGSSRGNNRHSSGAGWPGSEEHAPRGQVGSFQHRDSLPGSSRSSRPYSPPPRADESKIRPVDEMAALVHKTESSGGQRGRGAGAAGRGGMRGKRFLPEICRTRTDTTVSKQGSSGRQVMLQTNYFRIVRNEDERIFQYRVDFTPHVESNKQMKSLMFNLKSNIGGYLFDGTMLFTRNKLCTEEITYTTKDSTTEEEYVVKLRRTGVVDGTNETAFVIFNLINRKAMAGLKLQLIGRSYFDAEAKVSVRQYGIELYPGYVTSIRQHEKDVLMCAELTHRVMRTDTCYSLFEQCMNQRGNFRDNYKRMVLGSVVMTTYGNNKTYTISDVDFNVTPESSFETKNGSLTFMKYFKDRYNVNIRDPRQPMLVSRPKSRDIRAGLPELIYLVPELSRITGITDDMRKDFHLMRALADHTRLTPDKRIERLEVFNRRLQQCKDSSEIFTFWKTELDRRLVEVPARVLPPETVFFHPEQANYQMLAGDMAEWQMAFRNNPMYLTVALTNWVVVVPGGSERLIADFLQCLKQAAHGMHFQVEDPRRVVIPNDSPVVYVEQLSQICQRDPQLIMCLVTNDKVDRYAAIKKKCCVERAVPTQVMKTRTITPKGGNVRTLMSVATKVAIQMNCKLGGIPWVLKSPLSSVMVLGFDICKDSKDRSKAYGALVASMYGGGIKHPKYFSTVNQHSNGGELSSFLAINVIKAIRAYQGSFGGALPQRIVIYRDGVGDGQLNYVLEHEVAAVKEKLDAAYKTTEMPSRLTFFVVNKRINTRLFENRRNPPPGTVVDDVITLPERTDFYLVSQSVRQGTVSPTSYNILRDESGLNADRLQQYTFKQTHLYYNWSGTVGVPAVCQYAHKLSALAGQFLHQTPSTWLEKKLYYL; this is encoded by the exons ATGGCAATGCGACAAG GACGTTATTATTCTAGAATGGCCGATGGTAGCAGCCCGCAGGATGGTAATGGAGGACGAAGCCGCGCCAGAGGATTTACTGGTTCCTCTCGCGGTGGATACAATGGTGGATCGTCACGTGGCAACAACCGACACAGTAGTGGAGCCGGATGGCCAGGGTCGGAAGAGCATGCCCCAAGAGGACAAGTGGGCAGTTTCCAACACCGTGATAGTTTGCCCGGTAGCAGTCGTTCATCTCGGCCCTATTCGCCACCGCCAAGGGCGGATGAGTCTAAAATACGTCCTGTGGACGAGATGGCTGCACTTGTTCATAAAACGGAGTCCTCGGGTGGCCAAAGGGGACgtggagctggagcagctggcCGAGGTGGAATGAGAGGCAAGCGGTTTCTACCGGAGATTTGTCGTACCAGAACCGATACAACTGTTTCAAAGCAAGGTTCTAGCGGAAGACAAGTGATGCTGCAGACAAATTATTTCCGTATAGTGCGAAATGAAGACGAACGTATTTTCCAGTACAGAGTTGATTTTACTCCACACGTTGAGAGTAACAAACAAATGAAATCTCTCATGTTCAACTTGAAGTCTAACATTGGGGGATATTTATTCGATGGCACAATGTTATTTACCCGAAATAAACTTTGTACTGAAGAGATCACGTATACTACAAAAGATAGCACTACAGAGGAAGAGTATGTCGTAAAACTACGACGAACTGGCGTAGTAGACGGTACAAACGAAACTGCATTTGTTATTTTCAACTTGATTAATCGTAAAGCTATGGCCGGTTTAAAGTTGCAGCTGATTGGTCGCAGTTATTTTGACGCTGAAGCGAAAGTGTCTGTTAGACAGTACGGCATTGAGCTGTATCCTGGATACGTTACTAGCATCCGGCAGCACGAAAAAGATGTTTTGATGTGTGCAGAGTTAACGCATCGAGTCATGCGCACGGACACCTGTTATTCACTGTTTGAGCAGTGTATGAATCAGAGAGGCAATTTCCGCGATAATTATAAACGAATGGTTTTGGGTTCTGTTGTAATGACCACGTATGGAAATAACAAAACATACACAATTTCCGACGTGGATTTCAACGTAACCCCAGAgagttcttttgagaccaaaaATGGATCGCTCACCTTTATGAAGTACTTCAAAGATCGCTACAACGTAAATATAAGAGATCCCCGTCAACCGATGTTGGTGTCTCGACCAAAGTCGCGCGATATTCGGGCTGGTCTACCAGAGTTGATCTACTTGGTCCCGGAATTGTCACGTATTACCGGTATCACAGATGATATGCGCAAGGACTTCCA tttgatgcGTGCCCTTGCTGATCATACACGTTTAACACCTGACAAACGCATTGAGCGATTAGAAGTGTTCAATAGACGCTTGCAGCAATGCAAAGATAGCAGCGAAATCTTCACTTTTTGGAAAACAGAATTGGACCGTCGTTTGGTTGAAGTACCAGCACGCGTACTGCCGCCGGAAACTGTGTTTTTTCATCCGGAGCAGGCTAACTA TCAAATGCTGGCGGGCGATATGGCTGAATGGCAAATGGCATTCCGCAACAATCCCATGTATCTGACTGTTGCGCTCACCAACTGGGTGGTCGTAGTTCCTGGGGGTAGTGAGCGATTAATTGCCGATTTTCTTCAATGTTTGAAACAAGCGGCCCATGGAATGCACTTCCAGGTTGAAGATCCCCGTCGGGTGGTCATTCCGAACGATTCTCCTGTTGTGTATGTCGAACAACTCAGCCAAATTTGTCAGCGCGATCCACAGCTAATAATGTGCTTAGTAACGAATGACAAAGTTGATCGTTATGCTGCTATTAAAAAGAAGTGCTGTGTAGAACGTGCAGTTCCTACTCAGGTTATGAAAACACGCACTATTACACCCAAAGGCGGGAATGTTCGTACACTTATGTCTGTTGCCACCAAGGTTGCCATTCAGATGAACTGTAAACTCGGTGGTATTCCATGGGTTTTAAAAAGTCCTTTGTCGTCAGTCATGGTACTAGGATTTGATATCTGCAAAGATTCAAAGGACAGATCCAAGGCTTACGGAGCATTAGTAGCGTCAATGTATGGAGGAGGAATTAAGCATCCCAAGTATTTTTCAACGGTTAACCAGCACAGTAATGGCGGGGAATTGTCCAGCTTTTTAGCTATAAATGTAATCAAGGCCATCCGTGCATATCAGGGCAGTTTTGGCGGTGCGTTACCGCAGCGTATTGTTATTTATCGTGACGGTGTTGGCGATGGTCAACTAAATTATGTCTTGGAACACGAGGTAGCTGCCGTCAAGGAAAAGTTAGATGCAGCCTACAAAACAACTGAAATGCCATCGCGGTTGACCTTCTTCGTAGTGAATAAGCGTATTAATACACGTCTTTTTGAGAACAGACGCAACCCGCCACCAGGAACAGTAGTTGACGATGTCATCACTTTGCCTGAAAG AACTGACTTCTATTTGGTGTCACAAAGTGTACGCCAGGGCACAGTCTCACCAACCTCCTACAACATCCTGCGGGACGAATCTGGTCTCAATGCTGATAGACTGCAGCAGTACACTTTCAAGCAAACGCATCTTTACTACAACTGGTCTGGAACGGTTGGCGTACCGGCTGTTTGCCAGTATGCGCACAAGCTATCTGCCCTTGCCGGACAGTTTTTGCATCAGACGCCCAGCACTTGGCTGGAGAAGAAACTTTATTACTTGTAA
- the LOC129720262 gene encoding uncharacterized protein LOC129720262, translating to MERIDESKETTQPNFFLPHHPVTREDSSTTKVRVVFDASCKGTNGISLNDAICCKNVSSNTAGSSRHTTAPDILAIFSFGIVSVYELKTVTYGTTSAPFLATRVLQKLAEDERENYPAAAKATCEDFYVDDLYSGADTVENAAVLRHQLDSMFSSAGMQLRKWASNSHAALEGVPQADRALQSLVDLDKDQSIITLGLHWEPSTDKLKYVIRNEHLEIRTTITKRAVLSRIAKLFDPLGLVGPVVLDAKIFMQTLWTLKEKNGKPWDWDHELPQTMIESWNSYRSQLISLNDLRIDRFISCPSPRSLELHLFSDASQLAYGCCCYLRSASASGKTRVALLTSRSKVAPLKQQTIPRLELCGARMAAELYVKVRDALRIIDTTYFWVDSKFVLSWL from the exons ATGGAACGCATCGATGAATCAAAGGAAACAACACAACCAAACTTTTTTCTACCACACCATCCGGTTACCAGAGAAGACAGCAGCACTACCAAGGTGCGCGTCGTGTTTGACGCTTCATGTAAAGGTACAAATGGAATTTCTCTCAATGATGCCAT atgttgcaaaaatgtatCGTCAAATACGGCTGGATCCAGCAGACACACCACTGCACCGGATATTTTGGCGATTTTCTCCTTCGGAATCGTGTCTGTGTACGAATTAAAAACGGTTACATATGGTACCACTTCAGCACCATTTTTAGCCACCCGTGTCCTTCAAAAACTCGCTGAAGATGAACGCGAAAATTACCCTGCTGCAGCAAAGGCCACCTGTGAAGATTTTTATGTGGACGATTTATACTCAGGTGCTGACACAGTTGAAAATGCAGCAGTACTGCGCCACCAGCTAGATTCCATGTTTTCATCAGCAGGTATGCAACTTAGAAAGTGGGCGAGCAACAGTCATGCAGCACTCGAAGGCGTCCCCCAGGCTGACAGGGCACTACAATCGTTAGTTGATTTAGACAAGGACCAATCAATTATAACACTTGGCCTGCACTGGGAGCCAAGCACCGATAAACTGAAATACGTAATCCGTAATGAGCACCTCGAAATTCGCACAACTATAACAAAGCGAGCAGTGCTTTCGCGGATAGCTAAGCTTTTCGATCCATTGGGCTTGGTCGGCCCTGTGGTATTAGATGCCAAAATTTTTATGCAAACATTGTGGACGcttaaagaaaaaaatggaaaacctTGGGATTGGGACCACGAGCTGCCACAGACAATGATAGAGAGTTGGAATTCGTATCGCTCTCAGCTTATTTCATTGAACGACCTTCGAATCGATCGGTTTATCTCATGCCCAAGCCCACGTTCGCTGGAGTTACACCTTTTTTCCGATGCATCACAGCTGGCTTACGGTTGTTGCTGCTATCTGCGGTCGGCTAGCGCATCGGGTAAAACACGGGTTGCCCTGCTGACATCACGCTCAAAGGTGGCACCACTAAAACAACAAACCATTCCAAGACTGGAATTATGTGGAGCAAGAATGGCAGCTGAACTATATGTCAAGGTTCGAGATGCGCTTCGGATCATCGATACTACCTACTTTTGGGTGGATTCAAAATTTGTGTTGAGCTGGCTATAA
- the LOC129722132 gene encoding protein aubergine-like isoform X2, with product MADGSSPQDGNGGRSRARGFTGSSRGGYNGGSSRGNNRHSSGAGWPGSEEHAPRGQVGSFQHRDSLPGSSRSSRPYSPPPRADESKIRPVDEMAALVHKTESSGGQRGRGAGAAGRGGMRGKRFLPEICRTRTDTTVSKQGSSGRQVMLQTNYFRIVRNEDERIFQYRVDFTPHVESNKQMKSLMFNLKSNIGGYLFDGTMLFTRNKLCTEEITYTTKDSTTEEEYVVKLRRTGVVDGTNETAFVIFNLINRKAMAGLKLQLIGRSYFDAEAKVSVRQYGIELYPGYVTSIRQHEKDVLMCAELTHRVMRTDTCYSLFEQCMNQRGNFRDNYKRMVLGSVVMTTYGNNKTYTISDVDFNVTPESSFETKNGSLTFMKYFKDRYNVNIRDPRQPMLVSRPKSRDIRAGLPELIYLVPELSRITGITDDMRKDFHLMRALADHTRLTPDKRIERLEVFNRRLQQCKDSSEIFTFWKTELDRRLVEVPARVLPPETVFFHPEQANYQMLAGDMAEWQMAFRNNPMYLTVALTNWVVVVPGGSERLIADFLQCLKQAAHGMHFQVEDPRRVVIPNDSPVVYVEQLSQICQRDPQLIMCLVTNDKVDRYAAIKKKCCVERAVPTQVMKTRTITPKGGNVRTLMSVATKVAIQMNCKLGGIPWVLKSPLSSVMVLGFDICKDSKDRSKAYGALVASMYGGGIKHPKYFSTVNQHSNGGELSSFLAINVIKAIRAYQGSFGGALPQRIVIYRDGVGDGQLNYVLEHEVAAVKEKLDAAYKTTEMPSRLTFFVVNKRINTRLFENRRNPPPGTVVDDVITLPERTDFYLVSQSVRQGTVSPTSYNILRDESGLNADRLQQYTFKQTHLYYNWSGTVGVPAVCQYAHKLSALAGQFLHQTPSTWLEKKLYYL from the exons ATGGCCGATGGTAGCAGCCCGCAGGATGGTAATGGAGGACGAAGCCGCGCCAGAGGATTTACTGGTTCCTCTCGCGGTGGATACAATGGTGGATCGTCACGTGGCAACAACCGACACAGTAGTGGAGCCGGATGGCCAGGGTCGGAAGAGCATGCCCCAAGAGGACAAGTGGGCAGTTTCCAACACCGTGATAGTTTGCCCGGTAGCAGTCGTTCATCTCGGCCCTATTCGCCACCGCCAAGGGCGGATGAGTCTAAAATACGTCCTGTGGACGAGATGGCTGCACTTGTTCATAAAACGGAGTCCTCGGGTGGCCAAAGGGGACgtggagctggagcagctggcCGAGGTGGAATGAGAGGCAAGCGGTTTCTACCGGAGATTTGTCGTACCAGAACCGATACAACTGTTTCAAAGCAAGGTTCTAGCGGAAGACAAGTGATGCTGCAGACAAATTATTTCCGTATAGTGCGAAATGAAGACGAACGTATTTTCCAGTACAGAGTTGATTTTACTCCACACGTTGAGAGTAACAAACAAATGAAATCTCTCATGTTCAACTTGAAGTCTAACATTGGGGGATATTTATTCGATGGCACAATGTTATTTACCCGAAATAAACTTTGTACTGAAGAGATCACGTATACTACAAAAGATAGCACTACAGAGGAAGAGTATGTCGTAAAACTACGACGAACTGGCGTAGTAGACGGTACAAACGAAACTGCATTTGTTATTTTCAACTTGATTAATCGTAAAGCTATGGCCGGTTTAAAGTTGCAGCTGATTGGTCGCAGTTATTTTGACGCTGAAGCGAAAGTGTCTGTTAGACAGTACGGCATTGAGCTGTATCCTGGATACGTTACTAGCATCCGGCAGCACGAAAAAGATGTTTTGATGTGTGCAGAGTTAACGCATCGAGTCATGCGCACGGACACCTGTTATTCACTGTTTGAGCAGTGTATGAATCAGAGAGGCAATTTCCGCGATAATTATAAACGAATGGTTTTGGGTTCTGTTGTAATGACCACGTATGGAAATAACAAAACATACACAATTTCCGACGTGGATTTCAACGTAACCCCAGAgagttcttttgagaccaaaaATGGATCGCTCACCTTTATGAAGTACTTCAAAGATCGCTACAACGTAAATATAAGAGATCCCCGTCAACCGATGTTGGTGTCTCGACCAAAGTCGCGCGATATTCGGGCTGGTCTACCAGAGTTGATCTACTTGGTCCCGGAATTGTCACGTATTACCGGTATCACAGATGATATGCGCAAGGACTTCCA tttgatgcGTGCCCTTGCTGATCATACACGTTTAACACCTGACAAACGCATTGAGCGATTAGAAGTGTTCAATAGACGCTTGCAGCAATGCAAAGATAGCAGCGAAATCTTCACTTTTTGGAAAACAGAATTGGACCGTCGTTTGGTTGAAGTACCAGCACGCGTACTGCCGCCGGAAACTGTGTTTTTTCATCCGGAGCAGGCTAACTA TCAAATGCTGGCGGGCGATATGGCTGAATGGCAAATGGCATTCCGCAACAATCCCATGTATCTGACTGTTGCGCTCACCAACTGGGTGGTCGTAGTTCCTGGGGGTAGTGAGCGATTAATTGCCGATTTTCTTCAATGTTTGAAACAAGCGGCCCATGGAATGCACTTCCAGGTTGAAGATCCCCGTCGGGTGGTCATTCCGAACGATTCTCCTGTTGTGTATGTCGAACAACTCAGCCAAATTTGTCAGCGCGATCCACAGCTAATAATGTGCTTAGTAACGAATGACAAAGTTGATCGTTATGCTGCTATTAAAAAGAAGTGCTGTGTAGAACGTGCAGTTCCTACTCAGGTTATGAAAACACGCACTATTACACCCAAAGGCGGGAATGTTCGTACACTTATGTCTGTTGCCACCAAGGTTGCCATTCAGATGAACTGTAAACTCGGTGGTATTCCATGGGTTTTAAAAAGTCCTTTGTCGTCAGTCATGGTACTAGGATTTGATATCTGCAAAGATTCAAAGGACAGATCCAAGGCTTACGGAGCATTAGTAGCGTCAATGTATGGAGGAGGAATTAAGCATCCCAAGTATTTTTCAACGGTTAACCAGCACAGTAATGGCGGGGAATTGTCCAGCTTTTTAGCTATAAATGTAATCAAGGCCATCCGTGCATATCAGGGCAGTTTTGGCGGTGCGTTACCGCAGCGTATTGTTATTTATCGTGACGGTGTTGGCGATGGTCAACTAAATTATGTCTTGGAACACGAGGTAGCTGCCGTCAAGGAAAAGTTAGATGCAGCCTACAAAACAACTGAAATGCCATCGCGGTTGACCTTCTTCGTAGTGAATAAGCGTATTAATACACGTCTTTTTGAGAACAGACGCAACCCGCCACCAGGAACAGTAGTTGACGATGTCATCACTTTGCCTGAAAG AACTGACTTCTATTTGGTGTCACAAAGTGTACGCCAGGGCACAGTCTCACCAACCTCCTACAACATCCTGCGGGACGAATCTGGTCTCAATGCTGATAGACTGCAGCAGTACACTTTCAAGCAAACGCATCTTTACTACAACTGGTCTGGAACGGTTGGCGTACCGGCTGTTTGCCAGTATGCGCACAAGCTATCTGCCCTTGCCGGACAGTTTTTGCATCAGACGCCCAGCACTTGGCTGGAGAAGAAACTTTATTACTTGTAA
- the LOC129720263 gene encoding uncharacterized protein LOC129720263, translated as MWNEYNAVQTELESLEEDEDVLNAYDKERNDVEKTYYRAKGTLLLHNRQPNHQPTQQRPQEPSHPLQVKLPDVKIPIFSGEHEGWMNFHDLFLSLVHSSATLSTIQKFYYLRSSLSGEALKLIQTIPISNEQYPVAWQTLVTHFQNPRRLKRTYVQSLFDFPCLKRETATELHTLIEKFQTNVKILKQLGENTEHWDVLLIHILSTRLDNVTRRDWEEYDEANQAVKFSQLIEFLQRRVNVLQTVGKGNVDTPQHIVSTKPVPFRSSNPGTVTKGFRGCIVCSGQHTLYQCSSFSQMSVSEKEQLVRRNQLCRNCLRRGHMAKDCSSESSCRKCQGRHHTQLCMQRSNQNSSASVAQAVEPLNQHDPPGQFSSNKAPHSSTPAAHTSITSCTSQKERRTKVLLATAMIILVDDVGNEHTARALLDSGSECCFVTERVSQRMKIQRARADLPIKGIGQSSTQVRFKIRSTVKSRISEYVNEIELLVLPKVTIDLPSLSVNASSWSLPPGIQLADPVFYESCPIDVVLGAEIFFDAFNVAGRIVLGDTLSCLINSVFGWVVSGKIDVQNERGTISCNLAATADLHRSIERFWAIEDDSGPAYSPQEVFCENHFCKHVTRLETGRISPIPHARGTIEP; from the exons ATGTGGAATGAATATAATGCGGTGCAAACGGAACTGGAATCCTTAGAAGAGGACGAAGATGTTTTAAATGCCTACGACAAAGAAAGGAATGACGTCGAAAAAACATACTATCGCGCCAAAGGTACGCTTCTTTTACACAATCGCCAGCCTAACCACCAACCTACCCAACAAAGACCTCAAGAACCCTCCCATCCACTTCAAGTCAAGCTTCCGGACGTCAAAATTCCAATCTTTAGTGGCGAACACGAAGGTTGGATGAATTTTCATGATCTGTTCTTATCGTTGGTACACTCTTCGGCCACGCTTTCTACTATACAAAAATTTTACTATTTGCGTTCATCTCTGTCCGGGGAAGCACTCAAGCTCATACAGACTATCCCCATTAGTAACGAGCAGTATCCGGTAGCATGGCAAACATTAGTTACTCACTTTCAAAACCCTCGTCGCTTGAAAAGGACATACGTGCAATCTTTATTCGACTTCCCATGCCTGAAACGTGAGACAGCCACCGAACTGCACACACTCATTGAGAAGTTTCAAACTaatgtaaaaattttaaaacagttGGGCGAAAATACTGAACACTGGGATGTGTTACTTATTCACATTCTTAGCACTCGATTAGACAATGTGACCAGACGTGATTGGGAAGAATACGATGAAGCAAATCAAGCAGTTAAATTTAGTCAACTCATAGAATTCCTGCAGCGTCGGGTTAACGTTTTACAAACAGTAGGAAAGGGAAACGTCGACACACCGCAACATATCGTTTCCACAAAACCTGTTCCTTTCCGGTCTTCCAATCCCGGAACAGTAACCAAAGGTTTCCGTGGCTGCATAGTGTGCTCTGGACAGCATACGCTCTATCAATGCTCTTCCTTTTCTCAAATGTCAGTAAGTGAAAAGGAACAATTGGTTCGACGCAATCAACTTTGCCGAAATTGCTTACGACGAGGTCATATGGCAAAAGATTGCTcttctgaaagtagttgccgGAAGTGTCAAGGCCGACACCACACACAGCTGTGCATGCAGAGGTCAAACCAAAACAGTTCTGCGTCAGTCGCTCAAGCGGTTGAGCCATTGAACCAACACGATCCACCCGGCCAGTTTAGTTCCAATAAAGCTCCGCACTCATCCACTCCAGCAGCTCACACCAGTATCACTAGCTGCACTTCGCAGAAGGAAAGAAGAACAAAAGTCTTGTTAGCGACTGCAATGATCATTCTCGTAGACGACGTTGGAAATGAGCACACAGCCCGTGCTCTCCTTGATTCAGGTAGTGAATGTTGCTTCGTAACCGAGCGAGTGAGTCAACGCATGAAAATTCAGCGTGCTAGAGCAGATCTCCCAATCAAGGGGATAGGGCAATCCTCCACACAAGTGCGATTCAAAATTCGATCTACTGTAAAATCCCGCATCTCCGAGTATGTTAATGAGATAGAATTGTTGGTTCTCCCCAAGGTTACAATTGATTTACCGTCCCTCTCGGTTAATGCTTCATCGTGGTCATTACCACCTGGAATTCAATTAGCTGACCCTGTCTTCTACGAATCCTGTCCCATTGATGTTGTGCTTGGTGCAGAGATATTTTTTGACGCGTTCAACGTTGCCGGGCGCATTGTGCTAGGCGATACACTATCATGCTTGATCAATTCCGTCTTCGGATGGGTCGTTTCGGGAAAAATCGACGTACAAAATGAACGAGGAACAATCTCTTGCAATTTAGCGGCTACCGCAGATCTACATCGGTCTATAGAGCGATTTTGGGCCATCGAGGATGACTCAGGACCAGCTTACTCACCACAGGAGGTATTTTGCGAGAATCATTTCTGTAAGCACGTAACTCGCCTGGAAACTGGGCG CATTTCACCGATTCCGCATGCTCGAGGCACGATTGAGCCGTAA